Sequence from the Streptomyces mobaraensis NBRC 13819 = DSM 40847 genome:
GGCCGTACGCCGTCCAGCACCGTGTCCACGATCCCCTCCGCCAGCCCCGCCGGCAGTTCCTTCCACTCGTGCAGCACCGCCCGCACCAGCATCGGGCTGACGAAGAGGTCGATGAGCAGGTCCACGTCCACGTCCGGGCGGATCTCCCCGGCCGCCGCGCCCCGCCGCAGCACCGCCCGGAACGACTCCCGCCGGGCCGCGACGACCGTCTCGTGGTACTCCCGCCACACCCGCGGCTGCGCCTGCACCTGGCCGACGACGGTCCGCATCACCGCGGACGAGCGCTTGGCCAGGCCGCGCCGGCGCAGGAACTCCAGCAGCGCGATCAGATCGTCGCGGACGGAGACGCCGGGGAGCTCGGGCGCGTCCTCCTCCAGGGAGCGCAGCACGTCGAGCATCAGCGCCTCCTTGCCGGCCCAGCGCCGGTAGACCGTCGCCTTGCCGACGCCGGCCTCGCGGGCGATCCGTTCCATGGACAGCTCGCCGACGGTGACGCCGCCCTCCAGGAGCCGCAGCACGGTCTCGATCACGGCGGTGTCCACGGCGGCGCTGCGCGGCCGCCCGCGCTGCTGTACGGGCAGCGGGGCGCCGGCGTCCCGCGCCGGGCCGCTCACCTGCGGGCCTCCGCCTGTTGTCGCTCGGCGGGACGGCCGGGGCCCGGGGTGGGCGGGGCCGCGTTCTTGCCCGGCAGGAAGACGCCGGCGACCAGCGCGCCCAGCGCCGCGACCCCGGCCGCGCCCAGCGCCGTCATGTGCATGGCGTGCAGGAACGCGTCCTGAGCGGGGCCGACGAGGTCCCGTCCGGCCGGTCCCAGCCGGCCGGCCAGGCCCAGGGTGGCCTCTATCGACTCGCCTGCCGCGTGCCGGGTGGCCGCGGACAGGCCGGGGACGCCGTCCAGGTGCGCGGAGATGCCGTCGCGGTAGGTGGTGGAGAGCACCGAGCCCAGGACGGCCACGCCGAGGGCGCCGCCGACCTGCCGGAAGGTGTTGTTCACGGCCGATCCCGAACCGGCCTTCTCGCGCGGCAGCGACTGCATGATCGAGACGGTGGCGGGCGGCATGACGTGCGCCATCGCGGTGCCCTGGAGGAAGAACAGCACCTCCAGCATCCAGATCGGGGTGTCGGCGTCCAGCAGCACGAAGCCGGACATCGTGCAGGCGACCAGCACCATCCCGGCGCAGCAGACGGCCCGGGCGCCGAACCGGGCGACGACGAGCCGGGCGCGCGGCGCGAAGAACATCTGCGCGGCGGCCAGCGGGAGCAGCAGCAGACCGCTCTGCAGCGGGCTGTAGCCGCGCACGCTCTGGGTGTAGAAGACGGTGAAGAAGGTGACGCCCATCAGCCCGAAGAAGACCAGGCCGATCGAGGCCACCGCCGCCGAGAACTGCGGCTTGCGGAAGTACCGCATGTCCAGGGCGGGATGGGCGCTGCGCCGCTCGTGCAGGACGAAGAGGACGAGGACGAGCAGTCCGCCGCCGGCCGTGCCGAAGACCTCGGGGTCGGTGAAGTCGGCGAGCTGGCCGCCCTTGATGATGCCGTAGACCAGCAGGACCAGGCCGACGACGGACAGCAGCACGCCGAGCGGGTCGAGGCGGCCGGGCGAGGGGTCCTTGGAGTCGGGGACGAGCACCACCATCGCGATGACGGCGACGATCACGATCGGCACGTTCACCAGGAAGACCGAGCCCCACCAGAAGTGGTCCATGAGCAGGCCGCCGGTGATCGGCCCGATGGCGATGGCGAGTCCGACGGCGCCGGCCCATATGCCGACGGCCTTGGGCTGCTCGTCGCGCTCGAAGACGTTCATGATGATGGCGAGGGTCGCGGGCATCACGAAGGCGCCGCCGAAGCCCATCACCGCGCGGAACGAGATGAGTTCGCCGGGCGAGCCCGAGGTGGCCGACAGCACCGAGCCGATACCGAAGACGACCATGCCGAAGAGGAGCACCTTCTTGCGCCCCAGCCGGTCGCCCAGCAGGCCGGCGGTGAAGAGGATGCCGGCGAAGACCAGGGTGTAGGAGTTGATCGCCCACTCCAGCTGGCTCTGGGTCGCCCCGAGGCCGGTGGGCGCGGGTGAGGCGATGGTCTTCATCGCCACGTTGAGGATCGAGTTGTCGAGGACGACGACGAGCAGGCTGAACAGCAGGACGGCGAGGATCGCCCACCGCCGTTTGTGCACGGCCTCGGATACCTGGCGCACCGGCGCTTCACCGGCAGGGGATGTCATACCTCCCACCGTAGACCGCTTTCCGAGACGGCACCGTCTCGTATTGCGGAGGTTTTGCCCGCAGGGCAAGCCGTGGCCCCGGCGTGAGCCCTCTGTTACCCCGAGTGTCACCCCCGGCGCCTTCCTCGCACCCGCGCCGCGTGTCAGCATGGAGGGGATCCGGAGACGCCGCAAGGGCGCTTCGAGACGACACACAGGAGCCACCGCCATGACGCATGCCGTGACATCACCGACAACGGCCGACAGCAGCACGCCGGGCGCCGCGCCCGGCAAGGCGCTGTACGGCGGGACGGGATCCCGGCGCATCACTGTCCGTGACATCGCCGCCGCGAAGGGGCGCGGCGAGAAGTGGCCCATGCTGACCGCCTACGACGCGATGACCGCCTCCGTCTTCGACGAGGCGGGCATCCCCGTGCTGCTGGTGGGCGACTCGATGGGCAACTGCCACCTCGGCTACGAGTCCACGGTGCCGGTCACCATGGACGAGATCACCCTGCTCTCCGCCGCCGTGGTGCGCGGCACCAAGCGCGCCCTGATCGTCGGCGACCTGCCGTTCGGCGCGTACCAGGAGGGCGCGGTGCAGGCGCTGCGCAACGCGACCCGGCTGGTGAAGGAGGCGGGCGTCGGCGCGGTCAAGCTGGAGGGCGGCGAGCGCTCGGCGCACCAGATCGAGCTGCTGGTCCAGGCCGGCATCCCGGTCATGGCCCACATCGGCCTCACCCCGCAGTCCGTCAACGCCTTCGGCGGCTACCCGGTGCAGGGCCGGGGCGAGGAGGCGGCCCAGCAGCTCCTCCGCGACGCCAAGGCGGTACAGGACGCGGGCGCCTTCGCCGTCGTCCTGGAGCTGGTCCCGGCCGAGCTGGCGGCCGAGGTCACCCGCATCCTGCACATCCCGACGGTCGGCATCGGGGCGGGCGCGGAGTGCGACGCCCAGGTGCTGGTCTGGACGGACATGGCGGGCATGACGTCCGGCCGGGTGCCGCGCTTCGTCAAGCGGTACGCGGACCTGCGCGAGGTCCTGGGCGGCGCGGCCCGGGAGTTCGCGGAGGACGTGGTCGGCGGGGCGTACCCGGCGGAGGAGCACTCCTTCCACTGACCGGGCCGCGCACCTGAGCCGGCGGGGCGCCGACACGGCCGGGCAGGCCGTGCCGGCGTCCTGTCGGGCGGATGTCGGCCCGTTGTCAGTGGGGCCTGTCAGCCTCTTCCCATGACACGAAACGACATCCCCGAAGACCGCGGCAACGCCGTGGAGGTCCGAGGGCTGGTCAAGCACTACGGCGAGACCAGGGCCCTGGACGGGGTCGACCTGGACGTCCGCGAGGGCACCGTCCTCGGCGTCCTCGGACCCAACGGCGCGGGCAAGACGACGCTGGTACGCGTCCTGTCCACGCTGATACAGCCCGACTCCGGCACGGCCCGCGTCGCCGGTTACGACGTCCTCTCTCAGCCCCGGCAGCTCCGCCGGGTGATCGGCCTGACCGGCCAGTACGCCTCGGTGGACGAGAAGCTTTCCGGAATCGACAACCTGTACATGATCGGCCGGCTGCTGGACCTGTCCCGCAAGGAGGCCCGGCGCCGCGCGGACGAGCTGCTGGAGCGCTTCTCCCTCACCGAGGCGGCGAAGCGGCCCTCCGGGCAGTACTCGGGCGGCATGCGCCGCCGGCTGGACCTGGCCGCCTCGATGATCGGCCGGCCCGCCGTGCTCTACCTCGACGAACCCACCACCGGCCTCGACCCGCGCACCCGCAACGAGGTCTGGGCCGAGGTGCAGTCCCTGGTGCGGGACGGCGCCACGGTGCTGCTCACCACCCAGTACATGGAGGAGGCCGAGCAGCTGGCGAGCGAGCTCACCGTCATCGACCGCGGCAAGGTCATCGCCGGCGGCCGGGTGGACGAGCTCAAGGCCAAGGTCGGCGGCCGGACGCTGCAGATCCGCCCGGCCGACCGGTCCGAACTGCCGCGCATGGTCGGCGCGGTGGCCCAGGCCGGGCTCGACGGCATCGCCGGCGCCACCATGGACGAGGCCGAGGGCCTGGTCAACGTCCCGATCGTGAGCGACGAGCAACTGACCGCCGTCATCGGCATGCTGAGCGCGCGCGGCTTCGCGCTCGCCGGCATCAACACCCATCTCCCCAGCCTGGACGAGGTCTTCCTGGCCATCACCGGCCAGAAGACGTCCCTCACCGACGACGCCCCGCGCACCGGCGCCGACACCGACGCCCTTCAGGAGGCCGCCGCATGACCACCGCGACGATCGGCGCGCCCGTGGCGGCGCCCGCCGGCGAGGGGCGGATCCCCCTCCGCTCCCACCTCCGGCACATCGGCGCCCTGGTGCGCCGCAACGCCCTGCAGATCAAGCAGGACCCGGAGTCGATGTTCGACGCCCTGGCGATGCCGATCATCTTCACGCTGATGTTCGTCTACGTCTTCGGCGGCGCGATGTTCGGCCCCGGGCAGCAGGAGGCGTACGTCAACTACCTGGTGCCCGGCCTGATGGCGATGACCGGCCTCAACATCGCGATGGCGGTGGGCTCGGGCGTCAACGAGGACTTCCGCAAGGGCGTCATGGACCGCTTCCGGACCATGCCCATCGCCCGTTCCTCGGTGCTCATAGCCAAGATCGTCACGGAGATCGGCCGGCTGCTGGTGGCCGTGGCGGTCCAGCTCGCCATCGGCTTCGCCCTCGGGCTGGACGTCAAGACCTCGGTGTTCCACCTGCTGGGCGCGGTCGCGCTGAGCGTGGTGTTCGGCTCCGCCCTGATGTGGATCTTCATCCTGATCGGTCTGACGATGAAGACCGCGCAGGCGGTGCAGGGCATGGGCATGCTCGTCCTGATGCCGCTCCAGTTCGCCAGCTCGATCTTCGCCAAGCCCACCACCATGCCGGGCTGGCTGCGGGCCTTCACCGAGTACAACCCGCTGGCCAACCTCGCCGACGCCTCCCGCAACCTGGTCATCGGCGGCCCGGTGGCCCACTCGGTCTGGCTGACGCTGGCCTGGTCGGTGGGGATCACGGCGGTCACCGCACCGCTGGCGGTCCGCCGCTTCCGCAACAAGACCTGACGGCGGTGGCACGGTGTCCTCGGCCGGACGGGCCGCACCGGGCGGGCGCGTTCCGGACGGGTCCGCACCGGACGGACCCGTATCGGGCGGATCCGCACCGGACGGGGCCCCGCCCGCCGGGTCCGGCCGACACGGGCCCGTCCGATACGGGCCCGTCCGACCGACGGAAGTCCGCCGACAGGAGCCCGTCCTCCGGGCTCACACCAACGCGGCGGCCTCCTCCATGGTGAGGCGGCCGCCCTCGGCGTACGCCCGTTCGTACGCCTCCTCGCCCAGGGCGGTCCGGGCGACGGCCGTCGTCCGCTCCCGCAGCTCCCGTTCGACGGACGCCTCGTACAGCCCGGCCGGGCGCAGGGCGGCGACCGCGCCCAGCAGCCGGGCCGCCGCCGCGACGTGCTCGGGGCCCGGCAGCGCGGAGTGGGCGAAGGCGGCGTTGAGCAGCATGTGCACGGGCAGGTGCGCGGCGACGAGGGCGGTCAGCGGATCGTCGGCCGCGGTGAGCGCGGCCCGCAGCCTGGGCAGCGCGTCGGCCGGCCTGCCCTGGAGGACGTCGAGCCAGCCGAGCACGCTCTCGAGCATGGTGGCGAACAGCGGGATGGAACGGTCCCGCAGCTCCCCGTGCAGCGTCTCGAAGATCTCCCGCGCCTCGGCATGGCCGCCGTTGCGGGCGATCCGGATGCCGAGCGAGATCCGGATGAAGTAGGCGGCGTCGGGGTTCAGCGGCTCGGCCTCCTCCAGCGCCTCCCGCAGCAGCCGCTCGCCCTCCGCACCGTCGATCTCCCCGGACTCGGTGAGCACTTCGGCCAGCCGGCATCTGAGCATGGGG
This genomic interval carries:
- a CDS encoding TetR/AcrR family transcriptional regulator C-terminal ligand-binding domain-containing protein, encoding MSGPARDAGAPLPVQQRGRPRSAAVDTAVIETVLRLLEGGVTVGELSMERIAREAGVGKATVYRRWAGKEALMLDVLRSLEEDAPELPGVSVRDDLIALLEFLRRRGLAKRSSAVMRTVVGQVQAQPRVWREYHETVVAARRESFRAVLRRGAAAGEIRPDVDVDLLIDLFVSPMLVRAVLHEWKELPAGLAEGIVDTVLDGVRP
- a CDS encoding MFS transporter produces the protein MTSPAGEAPVRQVSEAVHKRRWAILAVLLFSLLVVVLDNSILNVAMKTIASPAPTGLGATQSQLEWAINSYTLVFAGILFTAGLLGDRLGRKKVLLFGMVVFGIGSVLSATSGSPGELISFRAVMGFGGAFVMPATLAIIMNVFERDEQPKAVGIWAGAVGLAIAIGPITGGLLMDHFWWGSVFLVNVPIVIVAVIAMVVLVPDSKDPSPGRLDPLGVLLSVVGLVLLVYGIIKGGQLADFTDPEVFGTAGGGLLVLVLFVLHERRSAHPALDMRYFRKPQFSAAVASIGLVFFGLMGVTFFTVFYTQSVRGYSPLQSGLLLLPLAAAQMFFAPRARLVVARFGARAVCCAGMVLVACTMSGFVLLDADTPIWMLEVLFFLQGTAMAHVMPPATVSIMQSLPREKAGSGSAVNNTFRQVGGALGVAVLGSVLSTTYRDGISAHLDGVPGLSAATRHAAGESIEATLGLAGRLGPAGRDLVGPAQDAFLHAMHMTALGAAGVAALGALVAGVFLPGKNAAPPTPGPGRPAERQQAEARR
- the panB gene encoding 3-methyl-2-oxobutanoate hydroxymethyltransferase, producing MTHAVTSPTTADSSTPGAAPGKALYGGTGSRRITVRDIAAAKGRGEKWPMLTAYDAMTASVFDEAGIPVLLVGDSMGNCHLGYESTVPVTMDEITLLSAAVVRGTKRALIVGDLPFGAYQEGAVQALRNATRLVKEAGVGAVKLEGGERSAHQIELLVQAGIPVMAHIGLTPQSVNAFGGYPVQGRGEEAAQQLLRDAKAVQDAGAFAVVLELVPAELAAEVTRILHIPTVGIGAGAECDAQVLVWTDMAGMTSGRVPRFVKRYADLREVLGGAAREFAEDVVGGAYPAEEHSFH
- a CDS encoding ATP-binding cassette domain-containing protein, translated to MTRNDIPEDRGNAVEVRGLVKHYGETRALDGVDLDVREGTVLGVLGPNGAGKTTLVRVLSTLIQPDSGTARVAGYDVLSQPRQLRRVIGLTGQYASVDEKLSGIDNLYMIGRLLDLSRKEARRRADELLERFSLTEAAKRPSGQYSGGMRRRLDLAASMIGRPAVLYLDEPTTGLDPRTRNEVWAEVQSLVRDGATVLLTTQYMEEAEQLASELTVIDRGKVIAGGRVDELKAKVGGRTLQIRPADRSELPRMVGAVAQAGLDGIAGATMDEAEGLVNVPIVSDEQLTAVIGMLSARGFALAGINTHLPSLDEVFLAITGQKTSLTDDAPRTGADTDALQEAAA
- a CDS encoding ABC transporter permease; its protein translation is MTTATIGAPVAAPAGEGRIPLRSHLRHIGALVRRNALQIKQDPESMFDALAMPIIFTLMFVYVFGGAMFGPGQQEAYVNYLVPGLMAMTGLNIAMAVGSGVNEDFRKGVMDRFRTMPIARSSVLIAKIVTEIGRLLVAVAVQLAIGFALGLDVKTSVFHLLGAVALSVVFGSALMWIFILIGLTMKTAQAVQGMGMLVLMPLQFASSIFAKPTTMPGWLRAFTEYNPLANLADASRNLVIGGPVAHSVWLTLAWSVGITAVTAPLAVRRFRNKT